Proteins encoded together in one Argiope bruennichi chromosome 1, qqArgBrue1.1, whole genome shotgun sequence window:
- the LOC129974889 gene encoding uncharacterized protein LOC129974889: MRGNVLKKYRWGRPRKLNDRDARTIVRKVKKNPKISAPKLANQIATASGKKVHPETVPVESFDQPATMVEFLDESRSFHLLTNKRDLILLLHILTKILIFGKQMFLQTRVSSTCSGVMAVEKSGGKKNTEMNPENLTPTMKHSGGSVMVWGAMAAAEVGNLVFIDGIMNQFEYLKILQDNLLPSVRKFGLGSNFVF, from the coding sequence ATGCGTGGAAATGTGCTTAAAAAATATCGATGGGGTCGTCCAAGGAAGCTTAATGATCGTGATGCAAGAACCATAGTaagaaaagtgaagaaaaatccGAAAATTAGTGCTCCAAAATTAGCGAATCAAATTGCAACAGCTAGTGGAAAGAAAGTGCATCCAGAAACTGTTCCTGTTGAATCCTTCGATCAGCCGGCTACAATGGTAGAGTTTCTAGACGAAAGCCGTTCATTTCATCTACTAACAAACAAAAGAGACTTGATTTTGCTTCTGCACATATTGaccaagattttaatttttggaaaacagATGTTTTTACAGACGAGAGTAAGTTCAACGTGTTCGGGAGTGATGGCCGTGGAAAAatctggaggaaaaaaaaacacagaaatgaATCCCGAGAATTTGACTCCAACTATGAAACACAGTGGAGGCAGTGTTATGGTTTGGGGAGCAATGGCGGCCGCTGAAGTGGGCAATTTAGTGTTTATCGATGGCATAATGAATCAATTTGAATACCTGAAGATTTTGCAAGACAATCTACTTCCATCAGTTCGAAAATTCGGTCTTGGGAGCAACTTTGTCTTCTAG